The following proteins are encoded in a genomic region of Ornithodoros turicata isolate Travis chromosome 6, ASM3712646v1, whole genome shotgun sequence:
- the LOC135399221 gene encoding NLR family CARD domain-containing protein 3-like, giving the protein MAFNGAEEAQDYVSSHPEIAEIARQIPFLDLATVTSRIFSVRNVFKRKGVDIAKPCSRNDEAGCWLLEYVTLCNRILFSVDVQLRESKPGELNVSSILSYDYTFSEVPLLDSLFLICWLVKQHPCIQGIDLYDTRLFRHFPTALKLALAHGSNIKSVKAGTLEPSTQHNVFLEGIRPDTMLEHFEARDLKLDMESASRLSEGFKRSPQLKSVVLHYCGLSKKGMKLLLKALQQCDHLTSLQISDYSLKKAAAVHLAEIVKRSRYLKDLFLCDVPDDVLEIIAIALRENSSIENLKMNKSNDSARTMPHISDALKTNGTIRTLELNDCGMEESDVVQFARALKVNVTLQRLQLRGSRFRDAGARHLAEALESNQTLRELDISCNDLTEVALVQFVKALTVNTSLEVVRLGAIDFSVKVDEEIAQVIRGHESCHRICTTWNTLALNELARLISLNYGDVKKIHILFVMETPILQVISALESNCHITEVHIERADYAGPSDEMVKALAQLIKKTRSLKFLRCQCPFDFDDVVGTEDDDVFASFIMGLTNNDTINRVELQSAYFTMEAARAFSAMLEANTALYAFVAKMFFDGGALEEIATHFPKNYTLSTFSADSESYSSREISAVVRRNEQLLNRATRFALGTCRDWDCREAFRTLWRCDSLVQQVKCVTERTEEDARRCVEAAKLLFL; this is encoded by the coding sequence ATGGCATTTAACGGCGCGGAAGAAGCACAGGACTACGTTTCGAGCCACCCAGAGATCGCCGAGATCGCTCGACAAATTCCATTCCTTGATCTCGCAACGGTGACATCAAGAATTTTCTCTGTGCGGAACGTCTTCAAACGAAAAGGCGTTGACATCGCAAAACCCTGCTCCAGGAATGATGAGGCAGGTTGCTGGTTGCTTGAGTACGTGACACTCTGCAACAGAATCTTATTCTCTGTTGATGTACAGCTCCGGGAAAGTAAGCCAGGAGAGTTGAATGTTTCCTCAATACTGTCATATGATTACACCTTCTCTGAGGTTCCGTTGCTGGACTCTCTGTTCCTGATCTGCTGGCTTGTGAAACAACACCCCTGCATACAAGGAATAGACCTGTACGATACACGCCTATTTCGCCACTTCCCGACGGCCCTTAAACTTGCCCTTGCACACGGCTCTAACATTAAAAGCGTCAAAGCGGGCACCCTAGAGCCAAGCACACAGCACAATGTATTTCTTGAGGGCATCAGGCCTGACACCATGCTAGAGCATTTTGAAGCACGCGACCTCAAGCTCGATATGGAGTCCGCGTCACGACTGTCGGAAGGATTCAAGAGGTCACCGCAGTTGAAATCTGTTGTTCTACACTACTGTGGCCTGAGCAAAAAGGGGATGAAGCTCCTGTTGAAAGCACTTCAGCAGTGCGATCACTTGACGTCTCTGCAAATCTCTGATTACAGCTTGAAGAAAGCTGCTGCTGTGCATCTGGCAGAAATTGTAAAACGCAGCAGATACCTGAAGGACCTCTTTCTCTGTGACGTACCTGACGATGTATTGGAAATTATCGCGATTGCGCTCAGGGAGAACAGTTCGATCGAGAATTTGAAAATGAATAAATCTAATGATAGTGCCCGTACTATGCCACACATTTCTGATGCCCTGAAGACGAACGGGACAATAAGAACGCTCGAGCTTAATGATTGTGGTATGGAGGAAAGTGACGTGGTTCAGTTTGCTCGGGCTCTAAAAGTGAACGTTACTCTCCAGAGGCTACAACTTCGAGGGAGCAGGTTCAGAGACGCTGGTGCAAGACATCTAGCAGAAGCTCTGGAGTCAAACCAGACGCTTCGTGAGCTCGATATCTCCTGTAACGACCTGACAGAAGTGGCCCTGGTACAGTTTGTGAAGGCTCTTACAGTGAACACATCACTGGAAGTGGTGCGTCTTGGAGCGATCGATTTCTCCGTCAAGGTTGACGAAGAGATTGCTCAGGTTATCAGAGGCCATGAGAGCTGCCACAGGATCTGCACAACGTGGAACACCCTCGCGCTCAACGAGTTGGCACGTCTCATTTCACTCAACTACGGCGACGTGAAAAAGATCCACATTTTGTTCGTTATGGAGACCCCTATATTACAGGTGATCTCAGCACTAGAATCAAACTGTCACATCACGGAAGTGCACATCGAAAGAGCTGATTACGCGGGACCCAGTGACGAGATGGTTAAAGCTCTTGCGCAACTTATCAAAAAGACCAGGTCCCTCAAGTTTCTCCGCTGCCAATGCCCTTTTGATTTTGACGATGTAGTTGGCACTGAAGATGACGATGTTTTCGCTTCTTTCATCATGGGCCTTACAAACAACGACACGATCAACCGTGTCGAGCTCCAGTCCGCATATTTTACTATGGAAGCCGCCCGAGCGTTCTCAGCCATGCTCGAAGCGAACACGGCACTGTACGCTTTTGTCGCAAAGATGTTTTTTGACGGAGGGGCACTCGAAGAGATTGCGACACATTTCCCCAAGAACTACACGCTCTCCACATTCTCTGCGGATTCGGAGAGTTATAGCTCACGAGAAATTTCTGCCGTGGTCCGGAGAAATGAGCAGCTCCTGAATCGTGCTACGAGGTTTGCGCTGGGTACCTGCAGGGACTGGGATTGCAGAGAAGCATTTCGGACACTCTGGAGGTGCGATTCTCTGGTGCAGCAAGTTAAGTGCGTCACGGAGCGTACGGAAGAAGACGCGAGGCGGTGTGTAGAAGCTGCGAAATTGTTGTTTTTATAG